ATCGCGACCTCGGTCTGCGAGCGTTCGATGCGCTCCTTGAGCATACCATCGAGCTTCATGACACCCTGCTCGATCGCGTCGTAGAGCCTGGAGAGGCCAGCACGCTTTTCGGAAAGTTCGGCTTCGACTCGAATGGCCTCTGACTTCAAGGCACCTTGGCGATCGTGATGCCTGGACTCGAGGTCGGTCAGGAGTGCGGCGACGCGTTCTGGTACAAGCACCTTTTCCAGGACAGCCGAGACTGAGGCATCGTCAAGCTTGTCCATGGGAATGGACAAGCCTTCACATGCCTCCTTGCCGCGCGACTGAGCGCCCGCGCACGTATAATACCTATACCGGCCGCCCTTGCCTGTACGAATGGTCATCATGCCGTTGCATTTCGCGCAGCGCGCAAGACCAGTCAGGAGAATAGGTCCGGACACGACACGAGGGTTCTCGGTCTTCGGGTTCTTGCTTTTGAGGCGGCTCTGGACCTTCTGGAATGTCGCCTCCGGGATGATGGCGGGGCACTCGACCCGTACAACCTCTTGCGGCGGACGCTTCTTGCGAGTTGTCGAATCCCGTGAACCGAAACAGTAATAGCCAATGTAGGCAGTGTTCGTGAGGATCACATAAAGCGGACCGACGTGCCAAAGCTTACCACGGCGCGTCCGGTATCCATGCTGGTTCAGCCAAACGACGAGCGCTTTGCACCCGAGGGGTCCGGACGAGCCATCGCCATTAAGGTATAGGTCGAATATCTTTTTGACAATTTTTTCTTCTACGGGGTCAATAGCAAGCTTCTTCTTGTCTTTTCCGTGCAGGTGGTCAACTATTTTGGTGGTGTACCCAAGAGGGGGCGTCGAACCGTTCCAGAAGCCCTTCTTGGCGTTCTCCGTCATGACGCGCTTCACGTTCTTCGCGTTATCGCGAGAGGAATGCGCATCGACGGCTGCAAGGATCTGTCTATTAAGGATCCCACCGTCACCATCGTCAATATTCTGGGTGGCGCTTACAAGAGTTATCCCCAAGCGATTGAGCTCGGTGGCATACGTTTCAAACAAACCGAGCTCGCGGAAAAATCGGCTGGTTGAATACACGAGGACAATGTCAAAGGCGCCTGCGCGGGCATCAGACATCATGCGCTGGAGCTCAGGGCGCTTGTCATTTTTAGCGGTTTTCCCCCGCTCGACATACTCGTCGACGATCGTCCACCCTCTACGCACGGCCACGTATTCCTCGAGGCACCTCGTCTGCGCGGGTAGGCTCAGGTCATGGGCGGCCTGACGTCCGGTCGACACTCGGGTGTAGGTCGCTACACGCATCTACGTTCCTTCACTCACTGTTTTCACTCACCGTTGCGGATCCCAGGGCGCCCGTCCAGCTGATTTGAGGCGCAAGGTTTCCACATTGCTGGCGTTCGAAAAGCTGGTCCAGTTCATTGCGAAAGAACTGGTCGATCACGTCGATTTCTGCCGGCAAAGGAAGGGCTGCGATAGTCGCTGACGCGGCCCTCGTCTCCCGCTGCTTCTTCGTGCTGGTTCGGCGCTTCGGCATCCGAACCGTATTGCTGTTGTCTCGCGATGACGAGTCGCATTTAAATGGGAAAGCGGTACAAGCGTCTGATTTTGCTAGAAGAAGGGCCTTGCCGATTTAAATGTGACTCGAGCCTTGGAGATTTGCGTCAGGCTTACGCGTCATTGCCAAACACGGAGGTTGATATGACGA
The nucleotide sequence above comes from Aquibium microcysteis. Encoded proteins:
- a CDS encoding recombinase family protein → MRVATYTRVSTGRQAAHDLSLPAQTRCLEEYVAVRRGWTIVDEYVERGKTAKNDKRPELQRMMSDARAGAFDIVLVYSTSRFFRELGLFETYATELNRLGITLVSATQNIDDGDGGILNRQILAAVDAHSSRDNAKNVKRVMTENAKKGFWNGSTPPLGYTTKIVDHLHGKDKKKLAIDPVEEKIVKKIFDLYLNGDGSSGPLGCKALVVWLNQHGYRTRRGKLWHVGPLYVILTNTAYIGYYCFGSRDSTTRKKRPPQEVVRVECPAIIPEATFQKVQSRLKSKNPKTENPRVVSGPILLTGLARCAKCNGMMTIRTGKGGRYRYYTCAGAQSRGKEACEGLSIPMDKLDDASVSAVLEKVLVPERVAALLTDLESRHHDRQGALKSEAIRVEAELSEKRAGLSRLYDAIEQGVMKLDGMLKERIERSQTEVAIAEEAVRRSRRKLTDRPGISPEMIVQFSDMFRQRVTKGAVTLRKAYLRSVVDRIVVSEDAIRIVGPTSRLRDEVLATGQQSVPSSVHDWRTRQDSNL